One Cydia pomonella isolate Wapato2018A chromosome 15, ilCydPomo1, whole genome shotgun sequence DNA window includes the following coding sequences:
- the LOC133525731 gene encoding uncharacterized protein LOC133525731 → MEKTEEQIKRELIARRGSRKATLTRIRNKMDASYINDKQMLQLMVERAQVAFNEYEDLSLQIGDEEDPVPIETTYYECVAAMRQRISDLSGPGPASGAGALPAASPQVASKVKLPNIQIPTFAGKYTDYRPFIEMFTALVHNNEGFDCIQKFFYLRSFLKSEAFDLVKNLPVIGQSYSEALKILADRYDNKYKIINEHINALFELPVLTKSSPSALRSLISITKQHLAALKNLDEAIEKWDSILICLLNKKLDPLTNREYFLHRDSTKQPTFNDFLKFVEGRALALENSEGRGDTASCAASKVAPVKVTSSSFVTTKASQGCLYCVPVVAA, encoded by the exons ATGGAAAAAACCGAAGAACAAATAAAGCGTGAGCTTATAGCACGTCGAGGCTCAAGAAAAGCGACGTTAACTCGTATCAGAAATAAAATGGATGCCTCCTATATTAATGATAAGCAAATGTTACAATTGATGGTCGAGAGGGCCCAGGTGGCATTTAATGAATACGAAGATCTCAGCCTGCAGATAGGGGATGAGGAAGATCCCGTACCGATAGAAACTACATACTATGAATGCGTCGCCGCGATGCGCCAACGTATTTCAGATTTGTCTGGACCTGGACCCGCCTCTGGCGCTGGCGCTTTGCCGGCAGCGTCGCCTCAAGTTGCGTCAAAAGTTAAGTTACCcaatatacaaatacctacatttgCTGGTAAATATACAGATTATAGACCTTTTATTGAAATGTTTACTGCACTTGTGCACAATAATGAAGGGTTTGATTGTATACAAAAGTTTTTCTACCTGAGAAGCTTCTTAAAATCTGAAGCATTTGATTTAGTCAAAAACTTACCTGTCATCGGTCAAAGTTATTCGGAAGCTCTAAAAATTTTAGCTGACAGGTAcgataataaatacaaaatcatCAATGAGCACATTAATGCTTTGTTTGAGTTGCCAGTGCTAACTAAGTCAAGTCCTAGTGCTTTACGCTCATTGATTTCAATTACAAAACAGCATTTAGCTGCATTAAAAAACCTTGACGAGGCCATTGAAAAATGGGACAGCATTCTCATTtgcctattaaataaaaaacttgacCCGTTGACTAACCGAGAGTATTTTTTGCATAGGGATTCCACAAAACAGCCAACCTTTAACgattttttgaaatttgtaGAAGGTCGGGCCCTTGCCCTAGAGAACAGTGAGGGACGGGGTGACACAGCAAGCTGTGCTGCTAGCAAAGTAGCTCCAGTGAAGGTGACATCATCATCGTTTGTCACTACCAAAGCATCCCAAGGCTGTCTGTACTGCG TGCCTGTTGTCGCAGCCTGA